The Shewanella algae DNA segment CATCATAGAAGTTGCCATCTGTGCTCTGAAACGCGGTGATTTCATTGCGGCCATTTTGGATCCGTAATCCCAGCACCTGACTGACACCGGTCGACTCCCCTTCTATGTACTGATCATTCATCAGCACTGAAAAGTGATCTCCGGCACGCAGATCCCGGGCAAAATTGAGCTTTTCTTTCAGCAGGCTCTCTATTTTTTGAATTTCGGCGGCGCTCAGGCCGACCCGCTGCGCCGAGCGATAGAAAGACCCCTGGATTTCACCGCTGACAATCCGGTTTTGCCAGACGCCTTCGATGTTGATCTCTTCCACCCCATAGCCGCCATCGTCGAAGCGCTTGAACAGCACCTGATGTGCGGCGTTGAAGTAGAGTTCCAGCTGGGTCAGGTTGCCCTGCTCATCGAGCCAGAAACGGATCCTGTTACCCGGTTGCAGGGTATCGAGTGCCAGAATATCCAAATCGGCTTCCAACACCTTGTACATGGTTTGCTGGCCGACACCTGCCTTTTGGAACAATACGCTGAGGGTGTCACCACTTTGGATCACACGTTCAAAATCCGGGCCGGCGACTTCAACAACCGAAGGCTCAGTGCCGACTTGAGGCAGCAGAGCTTCAATATCCAGATGCAAGGGAATACGTTGTGGGGTGACTTCGTGAGCTCCGGGCCAAAGCAGTGCCGCACCCACCAACAAACCTGAGCTGAGCAGCAGCTTCTTGTGAAAAGCGGGTAAGGCCTGCAAACGCATAGGGATCATACTCAACCAGGATATTCTATCTGTCTGCAACTGTTGCCTCACCGAGTTCAAACTGAAAAACCAATAGCTGGATCCCCTGTTTTCAAGGGGCCAGCTGCAAACTTATATCAAAAAAAGTCCCTGAGACAAGTATTATTCGCCAAAACCCCATGATTACTGGGTGAATTTCGGAATTGACCGACAAAATTGCCCCATTTGCATCAAACTGTAACCAGGCGAATGCTGCTGCCCAGTGCATGCTTGTTGATATCAATACGGCAGCTTATCTGCTCTTTCATCTCGGATACATGGGAGATAACCCCTATCATGCGGCCACTGGATTGCAGATCCATCAGGGTGCGAACCGCCAGCTCCAGCGAGTCCTGATCCAGACTGCCAAAGCCTTCATCGATAAACAGGGTATCGAGCTTAATACCGCCGGCGTAGGCCTGCACCACATCAGAGAGCCCCAGCGCCAGCGACAAGGCCGCCATAAAGCTCTCACCACCGCTGAGTGTGGCCACCGGACGCACCTTGGAGCTGTAAGCATCCTCCACCTCAAGCTCCAGACCGGAGGCCTTATTGCCCTTGGCCCTGTCCTCTTTGCGCAGCAAGCGGTAGCGGCCTTTGCTCATCAGCGCCAAACGGCGACTGGCCTCGAGCAGCACATCATCGAGCAAGACGCTGAGCACAAAGCGCTGCAGACTCACCTTGCTATGACTGTTGCCATTAGCCACATCACTCAGTGTGCCGATAAGGGCGTATTCCTGCTCCAGCGCCTGAGCGGCTAGCGCTTCTTTATTGAGCTGGGCTTCTGTGCCTTTAAGGCTTTGCATTCGGTTGTTGAGCGTCTGCCAGGCATCCTCCGCCTCGGCGAGTTGCTGCTGCTGTTGCTGCCAGAGGCTTTCAAGCTGCCCAAGCTCAGGCAGGCTTTGTCCGGCGAGCCGCTCATCCATGGCTTTGAGCAGCGCCTGCTGCTCCGAGCGCTGAGTGCGCCAGGCCTCTATCTTCTCAGCCAATGCCTGCATCTGCGCTTCATCCAGCTGCGCCTGTTCCAACGCCTGACGGCCGGCAAATCCAGATTGTTTCAGGGCATCATCAAGCGTTTGTTGTGCTTTGATGGCAAACTGCTCGGCCCGGGCGTTGTCTTCACGGCTCGATGCCAATGCCTGCATCAGTGCCTTATGCTGGCTGACGGCCTCGGTATAATGTTGATTGATATCTTGTTGTTGCTGTTTGAGCTGTTGCCACTCACTCTGCTTTTGCTCAAGTTGCCGCGCCATCAGTTCAAGCGCCGCCTCGGCTGCCAAAGAATGATATTCATTGGGCAGAGCAGCAAGCGCCGCGTCTTTACGGGCACCTGCTAGACTCAACTGCTCTCTTAGCTGCTGCAACTGCTGTAATTGAGTCTCTCTGTATTTGAGTCGCTGCTCCACTTGCTGCTCGGCCTGCTGCAATTGTTGCCTGCAGTTATTGAGGCGGGTTTGAGCCGCTTCGGCCTGTTGCAATTCACTGAGCAGCTGCCTGCGCCGGGACACAAGCCTGTCTATTTCCATAGTGAGATCGGCTTTGGCATAAGAGTCGGCATCCATTGCCGCATCAATCGTAGCATCAGTCTTAACATCAGCCATAACATCTGCTGCAGCACAGGCCTGTAGCTCAGCGCTCAAGCGCTGTAGTTCGAGCTGCAATTCCTCGGTTTGCCGCTTGATATTGCGATAATCGCTGCGGGCCGCCTCATGCCTTGCCGTGGCTTGCTGCTCGGCGTCTCTCGCTCGGTTGAGCTCGGTTTCACCCGGAATATCTTGCGCCATCTCGGCAGGCGCCGGATGTTCCAAGCCGCCGCATACGGGGCAAGGTTGCCCAGGCTGCAGCTTAGCCGCCAGAATAGCCGCCTGCCCTGTATGCCAGGCCAGTTGCAACCTTTGATGTTCCGTTTCGGCGCTCTGTCTTTCAGCCTTGCATTGATGACCATGGGCCTCGGCCTGCTGCAGGCCAGCTTGGGCTTGCTGCCATTTTTGCTTAATGTGCCCGAGTTGCTCCGTCTTCTCCAGGCGAATGTTCAGTCCCGCCAGTGCCTGATGCAACGGCCCTTGGCGCTCGGCGCTTGAGAATAGTTCGTTCGCCTCTGACCTGAGTCTTTGCTGTTGCTGCTGCCATTGTTCCAGCTCAGTGCGACTCTGCTGCTCTGCCCGCTCAAGACGCCCAAGCTCCACTAGGCCAAGCTCATGCTCCTCGGTCAGTTGCTTGAGCTCGTTAATAGCCGGCTGCAGCTTGTCGAGTTGTTCAAGCTCCCGTCGCAGCTTATTGCCGTGCTCATCCAACTCGGCGAGTGTAGCTTTATCATCTGTAGCCTGTTTCAGACGCTGCTCAGCGTTCTGCAACTGCTTGGCATAGTCAGCTTCCTTGGCTTTAGCCTGCTGCCACTCCTGCTGGCGAAACTGCAACTCTTTGAGGCTTGGCAGCAACTTTTCAGCCTTGCGGGCATTCTCCAATGTCTGCTGATGCAGCTCGATTTCAGCGCGCCGCTGTTCAAGCGCATCAAGCTGGGTTTGCAGCAGCTTGCGGCGCTCAAACTCGGCGGTTAACGCCTTGGCGTTATCGAGCGTCTTGGCACTCTGGGCCAAGGCATCGCTGGCTTTTTGTTTGTTACTTGTCGCCTCGGTCAAAGAGGGGGTCAGAGCGGCAATTTCTGCTGTCAACTGCTCGAGACTCTCGACACCGGCAGTTTCCAAAATCCCGGCGCGACGTGATTGCAAGTCTCTGGCCTTTGCCTTGATTTCCAGCGCCTGCTGTTTGAGGCGCTCTTCAATGCGGCGGTAGATATGGGTTTGAAACAGCTGGCTGAAGATCTTTTCCCGCTCTTTGGAGTCCGCCAGCAAAAGC contains these protein-coding regions:
- a CDS encoding peptidoglycan DD-metalloendopeptidase family protein, whose translation is MQTDRISWLSMIPMRLQALPAFHKKLLLSSGLLVGAALLWPGAHEVTPQRIPLHLDIEALLPQVGTEPSVVEVAGPDFERVIQSGDTLSVLFQKAGVGQQTMYKVLEADLDILALDTLQPGNRIRFWLDEQGNLTQLELYFNAAHQVLFKRFDDGGYGVEEINIEGVWQNRIVSGEIQGSFYRSAQRVGLSAAEIQKIESLLKEKLNFARDLRAGDHFSVLMNDQYIEGESTGVSQVLGLRIQNGRNEITAFQSTDGNFYDEKGQSLARAFQRIPLEKRYRISSSFNPNRRHPVTGRVSPHNGTDFAVPIGTKVVAPGDGVVTLVTNHRFAGKYIVIEHGNKYRTRYLHLSKPLVHKGQRVSRGQVIALSGNTGRSTGPHLHYEFHVNGRPVNPMKADIPMASQLSKEQMREFSQLVSTRKMMMDLG
- a CDS encoding AAA family ATPase; amino-acid sequence: MRPLILEMRAFGPFADCQRIDFTELGDKPLFLINGPTGAGKTTILDAICFALYGKTTGNEREGSQMRCDNADDGLLTEVYFSFELGQKRYSIRRCPEQQRAKSRGDGFTLQKSEAELKRLLPDGTEELLVASKVTDANACIEELTGLDVDQFRQVMVLPQGKFRELLLADSKEREKIFSQLFQTHIYRRIEERLKQQALEIKAKARDLQSRRAGILETAGVESLEQLTAEIAALTPSLTEATSNKQKASDALAQSAKTLDNAKALTAEFERRKLLQTQLDALEQRRAEIELHQQTLENARKAEKLLPSLKELQFRQQEWQQAKAKEADYAKQLQNAEQRLKQATDDKATLAELDEHGNKLRRELEQLDKLQPAINELKQLTEEHELGLVELGRLERAEQQSRTELEQWQQQQQRLRSEANELFSSAERQGPLHQALAGLNIRLEKTEQLGHIKQKWQQAQAGLQQAEAHGHQCKAERQSAETEHQRLQLAWHTGQAAILAAKLQPGQPCPVCGGLEHPAPAEMAQDIPGETELNRARDAEQQATARHEAARSDYRNIKRQTEELQLELQRLSAELQACAAADVMADVKTDATIDAAMDADSYAKADLTMEIDRLVSRRRQLLSELQQAEAAQTRLNNCRQQLQQAEQQVEQRLKYRETQLQQLQQLREQLSLAGARKDAALAALPNEYHSLAAEAALELMARQLEQKQSEWQQLKQQQQDINQHYTEAVSQHKALMQALASSREDNARAEQFAIKAQQTLDDALKQSGFAGRQALEQAQLDEAQMQALAEKIEAWRTQRSEQQALLKAMDERLAGQSLPELGQLESLWQQQQQQLAEAEDAWQTLNNRMQSLKGTEAQLNKEALAAQALEQEYALIGTLSDVANGNSHSKVSLQRFVLSVLLDDVLLEASRRLALMSKGRYRLLRKEDRAKGNKASGLELEVEDAYSSKVRPVATLSGGESFMAALSLALGLSDVVQAYAGGIKLDTLFIDEGFGSLDQDSLELAVRTLMDLQSSGRMIGVISHVSEMKEQISCRIDINKHALGSSIRLVTV